The nucleotide window GTGCCCAGGCTGGATCAGATGTTCACGGACGCCTTCAGTAAGGACCACCAGCTTCTCCAGGCTGACCCCAGACACAGCCTCTACCTGGCCTGCGCCCTCCTGGTCCGCGGGGACGTGCAGGTGTCTGACCTCCGCAGGAACATCGAGAGGTCAGAAAACGGACGCCTCCACTACTCCTCCGTACATCCTCTTCCCCCGTATCACTTGGAGGGTTGGGCcgggttgtggggggggggggagggtcgcGGGTGGGGGGGGATCGGGGTCAGGGGAGTTGCTAGTGCTGGCAGTTCACCCACAGCCCCGCTGATGACCTTCCCAGCAGCGCCGGCTCACAGAGCAGCCATTCAACCCACGCCTGCCATGTATGCTAAGTAGACACTCATCATGACTGGCCTATTGagctcctgcctcctctcctcccctttcaccCACTCCCTcgcccactccccctctctcctgtgcagaccttgttttttttattcatatgGCATGTTGTCAAGAGCAACAGAAACAGGAGCCAGTTTGAGAgcacatgactgtgtgtgtccgtggttTATATCAAGGGGAAAAATGTTCCTCAGTAGAGCAAGTATATGGACTCAGGTGGCAACAGTATCCTACAAACATTAACGGCTTGTAGAATTCTTCAcagcagggttaaggtcagGGTTAGTTTAGGATTTCAGCCCTCCCGGTTTAGGCTGGCATCTGTTATACTGTACATCACCTTCACCCAGAAGGACCATCTGATTAGGTCCCTGTCATGTGTTCCAGTCTGAGGCCTACGCTGAGTAGGTCCCTGTCATGTGTTCCAGACTGAGGCCTACGCTGAGTAGGTCCCTGTCATGTGTTCCAGACTGAGGCCTACGCTGAGTAGGTCCCTGTCATGTGTTCCAGACTGAGGCCTACGCTGCCCTTCGTCTCCTGGAACCAGGAGGGCTGGAAGACAGGCCTGTGCTCAGTCCCCCCCGTGGGCCACTCGCACTCCCTGCTGGCTCTGGCCAACAACACCTGTGTGAAGCTTACCTTCGTGGAGCTCCGAGAACGCTTCACCAAGCTCTACAGGAAGAAGGTACCTCCACCAGCACGACTCCCAGCGCACCTGGTGCCGGGCAGGTAGTCAGGCGGCGGTGTGATCACGTGGCAGGAAGTGGGTTTTTTTTAACAggaagtggtggtggggggggtgtttgtttcAGGCTCACTTGCACCACTACCTCCAGGTGGATGGGGTGGAGCAGGGCTGCTTCACCGAGGCTGTAGCCTCCCTCAGCTCTCTGATCGAGGAGTACTGTCAGCTGGACGCCACCAAGGGGAACCTGACGCCGGACACCCCCAGACTCAAAATGGCCTCTTGAAGGACCGGGCTGTTCCGCACGTGTTAGGAGAGAGCTGTGTGGAACGTagggtttgtgtatgtttgtctacTGTGATATTGTATAATTGTAAATAACTGATAAAACAAGTGTTTTCGTACAGGTTATTTTTTAATAAGTTACAAAGGTTATTTCTTACCTTTCACTGTAAATTGTTTTACTTGGATTTATgtcaaaataaatacatgtaaagTTGCTGCTGAGTATTCATGCAATCAAACAGGTTGATTCTTGAGGATGCAGGAATTCAGAGTATCTGTATAACAACATTAACAATTTGAACAACTGACTTATCTGACAATTGACAAAATATCACAATTACAATTATTAATACTACTACCTGCTCGTCCAAAATGTGAAATATGACTGAAGCAGTCTCTGAGATTTCATCTGTGTGTTTCATTCAGACTGAATGTACCAGCAAGCTCCCTTAACTCCACTTCCCTAATTATCTTTCTGTGCACACACTTCGTTGAGGTtctatgttttttttgtactttccaTCTTGgaacactgtcagcctgagaaCACTGGCATAATTCAGGAGGACAACCAAACCACGCCTCGGGTCCAGTTCTCCAGACCTCCATTACTGACGCCGGGGTCCTGAGGCCAGGCCCAGGTTAGTCTACTTAAGGCTTGGATCAAGCATCGATCAAGCCCGGAGAGTTCTAGAGGAACCGCAGCTCTGAGAACATGTCCTCTGGGTCGTTGCATTTCTTCtggcacacacaggaagtgatccACTGCATCTTCCAGCGAACGTTGGTGCCCCCTTTGCAGCTGAAGCTGACTGTCACCATGCTGGCCTTATTGGGGACGCAGCAACGCTTGTCTTTGCAGACGCCACAGTAGGTGGGGCGGTACTTCCTGATGCTGGTGCAGCCAGACAGAGTCAGCTTCTCTGCTTTCTTAGCCTGGAACTTGGGCCGACACGTCTTACCTTTTGGAATCTGGAAAATAAAACGAGCCGTGTTAAAATATCTTCTTCATAGGGATTTGTTTTGCCTTTGCACGTTTACTGAAATGCATGGACCTTCTCCAGTTATCAAATGCATGTGGATGGGTATTGCCAGTATGACAGTCATCTTAAGCCTGTTCTATTTTTCACCACCCGACAGCATATCAATGGCAGTCACTTCTGCATTAAAGTTATCTCAACAGATCCCATGTCAACACCCTGATCGAGGGCTGCTCACATAACAGACGTCACCACCGTCGGAGGTACACACGGCCGATGTTCGCCCGCGCCCGGATTCGAACCCGTCACCCCCGACTCCTCAAGCGCGACCACTCCCAGCCACGCCAACAAAAACCTAGCGATCGGCTGGCGAATCCTACCGACAACGGCTCCACTCACCTTCCCCTTCATGGCCTTCAGCTGGCTCTGCTGGCACGGCCGCAGCAGACACAGACGCCGGTCCTTCCTCATCTCACACTTGCCGTTGTCGTTGTTGACGCGGATCGAGATGCCCAGGCCGCAGGTCTTGGAGCAGGGGCTCCATGGAGTGGTCTGGATCAGGCAGTTCTTCTTCCAGGCTAAAGGAGGATCCCTGTAAGCTTTCAGTATTACAGTTAAATGGCACCGTGTCAACACACAGCACCTCAGACCAAGCCCGGGCCTGTACGAAGTCACGCCATGCCACTGCACCTCTCGCTCACAACCAGTCCAGATGGATAGTTTGAGGATCGTACAGATGATTTGATCCACACAGTCAAATTATATTTAGACATGCCAAGGTGGTTTAATAGAACCTCTTTATGAATGTGAAAGCGTAGATGCTTTATCCTGTCAATGTTCTCTCAATGCACCAGTGATTGAAGTCATATATAATTTCTCTCCAATACCACTATAAAAAAAACTGGCAGCTCAATCTACTCAGGTTCCCTACAACCATGAGTCTTATTCTGCAAGCCCAGCCAAGTAAAGCAACATCTACTTTTAATACTGTACATCAAAGCATACTTGAAAGAGGCCTTTGGGGCTTTAGATTGAAAGTGAATAGGGTGCTCTCAATGGGTGTTCAAAACCTGGTCCACCCAGCCATCTCCTGACCACATACAGCCACACTGTGCCCCTTCTTTCTGCTCCCCCACCAAAATAACCAAACACACTCCTCCGCCCATTCAGTTTAGCTTTGACAGCAATTAGAATTCCAGGCCATACAAGCTGGCGATTCTCCTTGTGGGTTTTttctctacaaacacacacctggcatGGCTATGTAGCTTGTATCCTGCTGGTTCTTCCTGGGGTCCTGGGAGCTGCGGAGCCCAGTCGGCATGCTGCCCATCAGGGGAGCGGGGCCTTGGAGCCCAGCGGGTTTCTGGACGAAGGCAGGGGTGCAGCCGATGGCTCCTGCGATGCATGTGCACTTGTACAAGGGGCTGGGCTGGAAGGCCTGGCCATTGTCGTAGTGAGCTCCATTCAGGTCACAACCCACAGCCATCatgtctgagaggaggagaggatagagatcGTAATCAGCTCAGGGTTGTGTGACTGCTTCATGTGCTGCTCATAGTGTTCTTGTGGTAATACTGGTTTTCAGAGCAAGGCTTTAGGATTACAGTGTGTAACCTCTGATGTCCTTTGATAGCTGATTAAATTATGAGTTACTGTGCAGTTCAGTTATATGAATCTAGCTACAGGTTAGTACATATCCCAATACTCGCTATGCAGTCGGGCGATAGCTTATAACAAATTGATTTAAGTATGACTCAGCAcgtattttgcggtgaaaacaCGCCATTCGTTACCAAGCTCAGTCGGTCAACTAGGGCCTACATGAAGATGTTATCTTTTGTGTGCAAAAGCAGCAAACGTTACAGGAATCACTCACAGGCGCAGACTCCGACCTCGAAGCGGGGCTTGTCTGCCGAGAAGTCGCAGTACATGCTCTTGTGTGGGTCACAGACGTCCCTCTCGTTACACGCGTCCCCGACCTGACGGGCGCAGCTCTTGCAGCAGCCGCACCCGTCCAGCACGGAGCTGACCCCCGGAGCGCATTGAGGCTTGGCCCGGCACTTACAGGGCCAGTGGCAGAACTGCCGTCTCTCAAcaacagccctgctctcccgcGGAGCCAGCAGCTGCCCATGGTGGTTCTGAGCCCTGCAGAGATACTGGAGTGGCGGGATATACTGTGTTAATATCACAGGAACACAGTAAAATAAATATGAAATCAAAGTAAATGACCTCTTTCATTTGTTAAAGGAACAATATCTCTCATGCAAATTTCCGTAACAATACACATGAGGGTTTCTGGGCGGTTTACAGGAGGCAAGActgttttttaaatatatatttatgtgaTTGTCCTTTCAGGTCTTGGATCTACAATGCCCGAGACCAGAGTTTGCAGCATTCCCCACTAGACATCAGGTAAACAGTCAGAGTGACTTGGTGATCAGACATACTCTATCTAGAGTCTTGTCAGGAGGTAAATTAACTCAGAAACCAAGTGATGTGCTACAGTATATTGCTAATAACTGGTTCTACACTTTCTGAAAATGTGAGGGATATCGTTTAAACCAAGGTGAAGCTTTCAACCCCTGAGATTGACTGCCAACAATTACTTCCTTTGTACTGTACAGAAGAAATAGTTGGCATTTACTGTAAATTCCCAAAAAGAAAAACACCCAaattacaaaacaaaacacacataagAACTATCCCTTCTATCCTGAAATCATTGCAGTAAACATATCAACTTAGTTTTTGTATGCGCTGTGATGCAATCCCTTTGTGCTGTTAGTTGTGTCCACATGGCCTGCCTGACACTACCCTGCTTCCCAGGACCACTCTGGGTTATGCCAAAAATCTGAAGCCTTTCTGTCAGGTTTACAGAATGAGCTCATTTTATAGTGTGAAAACGGATCTACTGAGACCGTTGGAGACACAGGTCACCATGCTCTCTTTAACTTAGTGTTCAATGGGAACAGAAAACAGCTACGTTTTTTTATTTCACCACTACTACACCCCACCCTGTATAAGCCTAAAAAATGTTCCACCCACAGAAGCATGCATTCAaaacgggagtcagatggctgagcggttagggagtcgggctattaatcagaaggttgttggttcgattcccggccgtgccaattgacgttgtgtccttgggcaaggcacttcaccctacttgcctcggggacaatgtccctgtacttactgtaagtcgctctggataagagcgtctgctaaatgactaaatgtaaaacaaaccCTAGTGttgaaaacagaaaaaaaagactaCTGTTACATTTTCCTTAACCATTTCAAATCCAACTCAAACGAGGAATCTCTGTAAAactgacacactacacactaagACTTGGCTCGCTACTGTCTATCTCCAGGGCATGTCTTCAACACTCTTTTCCAAGCTTCTGCACAGAAGGTAGGTGTTGAGTCACAGACCAAACTGTCTGTCCTGTCAGAGAAGTTGGAAGCTCAGCTTGTCTTGTTATTGTGAGGCGAGAGAGGAAAGCCGAGGCACTTACCTGCTGCGCTAGGAAGACCAGGAGGGATTGGCAGAGTAGTGATAGCATCTTATAAGTAATCAGGTTTGTATGAGCTccaggagcagagagacagatgactGGGAAGGAGGGATTGAGGGAAGGGGGAACAGGAATGGGAATGAGCATGGGGggagtgagatggagggagcagacctgcaggagagaggcacaaagccaccctctgtctcctctccaaaCACACCTTTCTGTGGCTCACTGATCCAAAGGAGACATATTTGTCTTCATAAACGCTGGCGTTGTCCCAGACCCAAGCCTACTCTACTTGTTAAGTCTGTGGACTCACCAAGCATTCTTAGATCCAGATAATAATTTCATATGTAATCATGTATGTGGCTAATTTTCTAATAGCAACTTAGTGATAGTCAAAGCTTGATAAACTGTTTGCCATATTCTTGTTTGGCAATATGTACAGTAGGGTATGTTTGATAAATACAGTTTGTGTTGAGTGGTCATGAGAAGTTGTACTCCCTTctcatgaatgtgtgtggtgttttaaCCTAATTGGTGTTGTTGAGCATGTCCCAGTTTTGGTGGAGCACATTATATTTGAGTTCACATTCCTTCCCTATTTACACTGGGTAGAGAGGTCCCACTCTGAGCCTGTGTAGTGCCTTCAGGTCTCAGAGCAGAGATGCATTAACACTCAGAAGGACAGAGCTGTAGCCTAAATCCTATGGCACATTTTCTCTTGGATACCTCTAAAACAACATCCCTGGTAAATCAAAACGCATCCTAGCGGACTATTAGATAATGCGCGCCCCAAAAAACGGTCTGTTTTGCTTTAATGTCAGAGTAAGACAATGATTTGTGTGAAGGCTAAGACCTGTTTTGCATTTCAATCTGAGAGGTGATAAAATCACCTCCCccgttcctcccctcctctcaagcccagctccctccttccctcccacctACTCATACTGTGTTATAAGGTCTGAAGGGAATCATGCTACAGGCCATCATCTGTATTGATGCAGTCCCAGTCACCCTCCTGACAACCATGGCGGATATCCTTCATGTCTCAATCTCGGCGGTCTAATTTCTTGGACTCTTTTGGGGTTCCAGGTAACTTAAACTAAAATAACTGTGAAAACTAttgaggcgggggagggggacgggggactGATTGAGCGTAAAGATGAACCGACACCGAGTAGACCGATCCTGGGATCGAGTGACAAGCTGACTTTTAGTCTTGGTGAAAGTAAGAGCGTTACACAAGCACCTTATGTGTGACTTACAC belongs to Osmerus eperlanus chromosome 8, fOsmEpe2.1, whole genome shotgun sequence and includes:
- the ccn6 gene encoding cellular communication network factor 6 isoform X1 — translated: MLSLLCQSLLVFLAQQYLCRAQNHHGQLLAPRESRAVVERRQFCHWPCKCRAKPQCAPGVSSVLDGCGCCKSCARQVGDACNERDVCDPHKSMYCDFSADKPRFEVGVCAYMMAVGCDLNGAHYDNGQAFQPSPLYKCTCIAGAIGCTPAFVQKPAGLQGPAPLMGSMPTGLRSSQDPRKNQQDTSYIAMPAYRDPPLAWKKNCLIQTTPWSPCSKTCGLGISIRVNNDNGKCEMRKDRRLCLLRPCQQSQLKAMKGKIPKGKTCRPKFQAKKAEKLTLSGCTSIRKYRPTYCGVCKDKRCCVPNKASMVTVSFSCKGGTNVRWKMQWITSCVCQKKCNDPEDMFSELRFL
- the ccn6 gene encoding cellular communication network factor 6 isoform X2, which gives rise to MLSLLCQSLLVFLAQQYLCRAQNHHGQLLAPRESRAVVERRQFCHWPCKCRAKPQCAPGVSSVLDGCGCCKSCARQVGDACNERDVCDPHKSMYCDFSADKPRFEVGVCAYMMAVGCDLNGAHYDNGQAFQPSPLYKCTCIAGAIGCTPAFVQKPAGLQGPAPLMGSMPTGLRSSQDPRKNQQDTSYIAMPAWKKNCLIQTTPWSPCSKTCGLGISIRVNNDNGKCEMRKDRRLCLLRPCQQSQLKAMKGKIPKGKTCRPKFQAKKAEKLTLSGCTSIRKYRPTYCGVCKDKRCCVPNKASMVTVSFSCKGGTNVRWKMQWITSCVCQKKCNDPEDMFSELRFL